In Virgibacillus sp. NKC19-16, a single genomic region encodes these proteins:
- the kynB gene encoding arylformamidase, with amino-acid sequence MSNWIDISQSLTNEIAQFPGDTPFSYSPTFTKEETGPANIGQMTTSLHIGTHIDAPFHYDSAGKTVEQLDLDLYIGKAIVIDVSHTDKITAAVLQEFEWENVPRVLLRTSLPNNPKHFPDQIPNLDPDIAAFLQEKGVALLGVDIPSVDAPDSKELETHHALYRNGINILENIMLDRVEEGLYELVALPLAIHGADGSPVRAVLRPINEENES; translated from the coding sequence ATGTCAAATTGGATAGATATTTCTCAGTCGCTAACAAATGAAATCGCACAATTTCCAGGAGATACTCCCTTCTCCTATTCACCTACGTTCACAAAAGAAGAAACTGGCCCTGCTAATATCGGGCAAATGACAACAAGCTTACATATTGGCACACATATCGATGCACCATTTCATTATGACTCAGCAGGAAAGACAGTAGAACAGCTGGATCTGGACTTGTATATCGGAAAGGCAATTGTCATCGATGTAAGTCATACAGATAAAATAACTGCAGCAGTCTTACAGGAATTTGAATGGGAGAATGTACCCCGAGTTTTATTACGCACCTCCCTACCGAATAACCCGAAACATTTTCCGGATCAAATACCAAATCTCGATCCTGATATCGCAGCCTTTTTACAGGAAAAAGGCGTAGCATTATTAGGTGTTGATATACCATCGGTCGACGCCCCCGACAGTAAAGAGCTAGAGACACATCATGCACTTTACAGAAATGGTATTAATATTTTAGAAAATATTATGCTCGATCGTGTAGAGGAAGGTCTTTATGAATTAGTCGCACTGCCACTGGCCATTCACGGTGCTGACGGCAGCCCGGTTCGTGCAGTTTTACGTCCCATCAATGAGGAGAATGAATCATGA
- a CDS encoding sodium-dependent transporter: protein MPAKNDQWATKLGFILSSAGAAIGLGAIWKFPYMTGMNGGGAFFLLFILFTVIIGLPILLAEFIIGRGSQKEAVSAYKTLAPKSGWSSIIGRWGVVGAFLLMSFYSVVGGWVLIYSAMSIPGMVIQDNTDYEALFATITGNPLIVIFGLALFIIINIIVVSFGIKNGIEKASKVLMPLLFVFFIILVIRALTFEGAMGGLSFFLQPDFSQITGEGVLYALGQSFFSLAVGFSVMVTYSSYLNKDISLPMSAGSVSIMNIFVSLLAGLAIFPVVFAFGLEPTEGPGLLFMVLPEAFAQMPFGEVFLSLFLLLFLFAILTSSFSMLEIITSAFTEKKQRSRRKVAAVAGMIVFIAGIPAALSSNVLADFTIFGLTVFDATDYLVSNILLPGGCLLIALFIGFRMDKTLIKEEFSYSNKLSPGLYQVWFQIMRWVVPATIIIVFLGSM, encoded by the coding sequence ATGCCAGCTAAAAACGATCAATGGGCCACAAAGCTTGGCTTTATTTTATCATCCGCAGGGGCTGCAATCGGCCTTGGTGCTATATGGAAGTTCCCTTATATGACGGGAATGAACGGTGGCGGTGCTTTTTTCCTGCTATTTATTTTATTTACGGTTATTATTGGACTGCCTATTTTACTTGCCGAATTCATTATCGGCAGAGGATCACAAAAGGAAGCGGTCAGTGCCTATAAAACGCTTGCACCTAAAAGTGGCTGGTCATCCATTATCGGACGCTGGGGTGTTGTCGGTGCATTCCTCCTTATGTCCTTCTATAGTGTGGTAGGCGGCTGGGTGTTAATTTACAGCGCTATGTCCATTCCTGGGATGGTCATTCAGGACAACACCGATTATGAAGCATTATTTGCGACGATTACTGGAAATCCGTTGATCGTGATTTTCGGTCTCGCGTTATTTATAATCATTAACATAATCGTTGTTTCATTTGGGATCAAAAATGGGATTGAGAAGGCAAGTAAAGTATTAATGCCCTTATTATTTGTCTTTTTCATTATTCTCGTCATTCGTGCGTTAACCTTTGAAGGTGCTATGGGAGGATTATCATTTTTCCTGCAGCCGGACTTTTCACAAATTACTGGTGAAGGTGTTCTGTATGCACTTGGGCAATCCTTTTTTTCCTTAGCTGTCGGATTCTCGGTGATGGTCACCTACAGCTCTTATTTAAATAAAGATATCAGTCTTCCAATGTCCGCAGGGTCTGTGTCGATTATGAACATATTCGTTTCACTGCTAGCCGGTTTAGCTATATTCCCTGTTGTATTCGCGTTTGGGCTTGAACCAACGGAAGGACCTGGATTACTGTTCATGGTTTTACCGGAGGCTTTTGCACAGATGCCATTTGGTGAGGTCTTCCTAAGTCTGTTTCTTTTGTTATTCTTATTTGCGATACTGACATCGTCATTCAGCATGCTGGAAATTATCACTTCTGCTTTCACAGAAAAAAAACAACGATCTCGAAGAAAAGTCGCTGCCGTAGCTGGTATGATTGTTTTTATTGCAGGAATCCCAGCAGCATTGTCATCAAATGTCTTAGCGGATTTTACCATTTTCGGTTTAACCGTATTTGACGCAACTGACTATCTCGTAAGTAACATCCTGCTTCCTGGTGGCTGTTTACTAATTGCTTTATTCATTGGCTTTAGAATGGATAAAACACTTATAAAAGAGGAGTTTTCCTATAGTAATAAATTATCTCCCGGACTTTATCAAGTATGGTTTCAGATTATGCGATGGGTCGTTCCTGCTACGATTATAATCGTTTTCTTGGGATCAATGTAG
- a CDS encoding LL-diaminopimelate aminotransferase has product MSFVSDKVRNLPPYLFSELQRKKKHLEANGVDVIDLGIGAPDLPAPNFVYDKLVEEAKKPVNHRYSTYSGSSEFKEAVADFYKRHYAVDLDPDTEVLTLIGSKEGIAHLFQAVINPGDAVILPNPGYPVYQTSVHLADGENIPLPLDAENGYVPQFNELEKKDVDRSKLLFLNYPSNPTAATIDSNTFVKAMSFAVENNLLLVNDAAYDLVTFDGYRAPSIMQVPGAKTCAVEFGSLSKSFNMTGWRIGYVVGNRDVIQALATLKSNMDTSQFLPIQKAAAAALGSDFSTVKAMNSIYKERMEKMYAALKEMGIYAEKPRGTIFLWAKVPDGFYSIDFANKLLEEAGVIVTPGVAFGSLGEGYFRIALTVTVERLDEVINRLKQLDLGGEA; this is encoded by the coding sequence ATGTCTTTTGTTTCGGACAAAGTGAGAAACTTACCACCGTATTTATTTTCCGAACTTCAACGCAAGAAAAAACATTTGGAGGCGAATGGGGTAGACGTTATTGATCTAGGTATCGGAGCTCCGGATTTACCTGCGCCCAATTTTGTATATGATAAGCTGGTGGAGGAAGCTAAAAAGCCAGTTAACCACAGGTACTCTACCTATAGCGGCAGTTCTGAATTTAAAGAGGCTGTTGCGGATTTTTATAAAAGACATTATGCAGTTGACTTGGATCCGGATACAGAGGTATTGACATTAATTGGGTCAAAAGAAGGTATCGCACATCTATTTCAAGCAGTAATTAATCCAGGTGATGCGGTAATTTTGCCAAACCCCGGATATCCTGTTTATCAAACGAGCGTACATTTAGCAGACGGGGAAAATATTCCTTTGCCACTGGATGCAGAAAACGGATATGTTCCACAATTTAATGAACTGGAAAAAAAGGATGTCGATCGCTCGAAGCTTCTGTTTTTAAATTACCCAAGCAATCCAACAGCGGCTACTATTGATTCAAACACTTTTGTGAAAGCGATGTCATTTGCTGTCGAAAACAATCTTTTGCTTGTGAATGATGCGGCGTATGATTTGGTGACATTTGATGGCTACAGGGCACCAAGCATCATGCAAGTCCCTGGCGCCAAGACCTGTGCAGTAGAATTCGGATCACTATCGAAAAGTTTCAATATGACCGGTTGGCGAATTGGCTATGTTGTTGGCAATAGAGATGTTATTCAAGCATTAGCAACATTAAAAAGCAATATGGATACAAGTCAATTTCTTCCTATCCAAAAAGCTGCCGCTGCCGCGCTCGGAAGCGACTTTTCCACCGTAAAAGCAATGAACAGTATATATAAAGAACGCATGGAAAAAATGTATGCTGCTCTAAAAGAGATGGGGATTTATGCGGAAAAACCAAGAGGGACGATTTTCCTTTGGGCAAAAGTTCCGGACGGGTTTTATTCCATTGATTTTGCAAATAAACTATTGGAAGAGGCAGGTGTTATTGTGACACCTGGAGTTGCTTTTGGTTCGTTGGGTGAAGGCTATTTTCGTATCGCATTAACGGTAACTGTAGAACGTCTTGATGAAGTTATAAATCGATTGAAACAGCTTGATTTAGGGGGTGAAGCCTAA
- a CDS encoding C45 family autoproteolytic acyltransferase/hydolase, translating to MQHIYSDIIQFRGSHYDFGYMQGELLKGSITITNRRKQWQIRKQRFSISENEVKRAILPFAPGIWDELIGLQDGLQMPMEEVLKEFGGYRLDYVKSGCSIFTDSNYMIRNYDFHPRTYEGRYTIFQPKDQGYAVIGPSQRITGRMDGMNEKGLAMGYNFIHRRKPGEGFICNMIGRMILENCANVFEAISLLKEIPHRHSFSYVVLDENEETYVIEATPRGVEVRQSNVCTNHFEVLKEENRHHLDDSYKRVEAIRQQQSKATDEYQAFRMMNDTDRGIFSDKYKNWAGTIHTSAYFPKQRKAWFALGGDRKPVIFDFDRWLRGERITTTRILGEVDTDLAFGHMDEVVR from the coding sequence ATGCAACATATATATAGCGATATTATCCAATTTCGAGGAAGTCACTATGATTTTGGCTATATGCAGGGGGAATTATTAAAGGGTTCTATTACAATTACAAATCGTAGGAAGCAATGGCAAATCAGAAAGCAGCGTTTTTCCATTAGTGAGAATGAAGTAAAACGAGCGATTTTACCGTTTGCTCCGGGGATTTGGGATGAGCTTATCGGCCTTCAGGATGGCCTGCAAATGCCGATGGAAGAGGTTTTAAAAGAATTTGGTGGATATCGGCTTGACTATGTTAAGAGTGGATGTTCTATTTTCACAGACTCTAATTATATGATTCGAAATTATGATTTTCATCCAAGAACATATGAGGGACGTTATACGATTTTTCAACCGAAGGATCAGGGCTATGCTGTTATCGGTCCATCCCAGCGGATTACAGGGCGGATGGACGGGATGAATGAGAAAGGGCTCGCGATGGGCTATAATTTTATCCACCGGAGGAAACCTGGTGAGGGGTTTATCTGTAACATGATTGGGCGAATGATCCTGGAAAACTGCGCTAATGTTTTTGAGGCAATTTCGCTCCTGAAGGAAATACCGCATCGCCACTCATTCAGTTATGTCGTATTAGATGAAAACGAGGAAACATATGTCATTGAAGCGACACCAAGAGGAGTGGAAGTTCGTCAGTCAAATGTCTGTACCAATCACTTCGAAGTATTAAAAGAAGAAAATCGTCATCATTTAGATGATTCATATAAACGAGTAGAAGCTATCAGGCAGCAGCAAAGCAAGGCTACGGACGAATACCAAGCATTTCGGATGATGAATGATACAGATAGAGGTATTTTTTCCGATAAATATAAGAACTGGGCAGGAACTATTCATACATCTGCTTATTTTCCGAAGCAACGGAAAGCATGGTTTGCTTTAGGTGGTGACCGTAAGCCGGTTATTTTTGATTTTGACAGGTGGCTTCGTGGGGAGCGAATTACAACAACGCGCATCTTAGGTGAGGTTGATACTGATCTGGCATTCGGACACATGGATGAAGTTGTACGATAG
- a CDS encoding CoA-disulfide reductase: MAQKILIVGGVGGGATVAAQIRRNDKESEIIMFDKGDHISFSNCGMPYYIGKVVESRDDLLIPASTFSEKYDVTIRTGSEVTSIDRQNKQIQVRNESDIYKETYDKLILAPGASAVVPNVTGRNEACIFSLHTVPDMDEIHNYIKTNQPKTAAIIGAGFIGLEMVENLHALGLDCTIIDRSDQVMKSVDKNMAAIIEDHLNEKGVKLILDDGLAGYSNEGKTIQLNSGNSLHADMTIMATGVKPNTRLAIDASLKLGNTGAISVSEYMQTTDPDIYALGDAVETKDLIAQTPRHTALAWPAHRQAFIIASHLSGENIPYKGTLGSSILKVFDLTVGATGHNSATLKNLGYTFKEATLQSYSHAGYYPGSDKLWLKILFNDKTGSLYGAHVVGFDGVDKRLAVLTTAITAKLTARDLPELELAYAPPYSSPKDPVNVLGYKASAMID; the protein is encoded by the coding sequence ATGGCACAAAAAATTTTAATTGTCGGTGGAGTTGGCGGTGGAGCAACTGTTGCGGCTCAAATTCGCAGGAATGATAAGGAATCTGAAATTATTATGTTTGATAAAGGTGATCATATCTCTTTCTCTAATTGCGGGATGCCCTATTATATTGGAAAAGTCGTCGAAAGTAGAGATGATTTATTAATACCTGCATCTACATTTAGTGAAAAATATGATGTCACAATAAGAACAGGATCTGAAGTTACAAGTATTGACCGCCAAAACAAACAAATTCAGGTAAGAAATGAATCAGATATATACAAAGAAACTTATGACAAACTAATCCTAGCACCAGGCGCATCAGCCGTCGTTCCAAACGTGACAGGAAGAAATGAAGCTTGTATATTTTCCTTGCATACGGTTCCAGACATGGATGAAATACACAATTATATCAAAACTAATCAGCCAAAGACCGCAGCAATCATCGGAGCTGGTTTTATTGGTTTGGAAATGGTCGAAAATCTGCATGCCTTAGGATTGGATTGTACGATCATTGATAGATCTGACCAGGTAATGAAATCAGTCGATAAAAATATGGCTGCTATCATTGAAGACCACCTAAACGAAAAAGGTGTTAAGCTAATTTTAGACGATGGGCTGGCCGGCTATTCTAATGAAGGGAAAACGATCCAGCTTAACAGCGGAAATTCCTTACATGCAGATATGACAATCATGGCAACAGGAGTTAAACCAAATACGCGTCTTGCTATTGATGCATCCTTAAAACTCGGAAATACAGGCGCCATCTCTGTAAGTGAATACATGCAGACGACTGATCCGGATATTTATGCGTTAGGTGATGCTGTTGAAACAAAGGATTTAATTGCACAAACACCAAGACATACAGCTCTTGCATGGCCGGCACACAGACAAGCTTTTATTATCGCCAGTCATCTCAGTGGTGAAAACATTCCATATAAAGGGACGCTCGGATCGTCTATTTTAAAGGTGTTTGACCTAACCGTTGGAGCAACAGGACATAACAGTGCCACTTTGAAAAATTTAGGGTATACATTTAAAGAAGCTACATTACAATCTTATTCTCATGCCGGATACTATCCCGGATCTGATAAGCTCTGGTTGAAAATTTTATTTAATGATAAAACAGGAAGTCTATATGGAGCGCATGTCGTCGGATTTGACGGGGTCGATAAACGGCTTGCAGTGCTGACAACAGCCATCACAGCCAAACTAACTGCAAGGGATCTGCCTGAATTGGAACTTGCCTACGCACCTCCTTATTCTAGTCCAAAGGATCCTGTTAATGTTCTTGGTTATAAAGCATCAGCGATGATTGATTGA
- the kynU gene encoding kynureninase — protein sequence MKTDKSYAQHLDQQDNLKNFRNEFYIPNDTIYFDGNSLGLMSKRAETTVNTLMNAWKTYAIDGWTEGKHPWFYLSQKLGKMSAPLVGAKPEEVIVTGSTTTNLHQLVASFFQPEGNKTKILADELNFPSDIYALKSQLRLHNLNPVDHLIQVKSNDENTLKTQDIIDAMTNDIALIILPGVLYRSGQILDMEKLTREAHKRGILIGFDLCHSIGSIPHQLSDWDVDFAFWCTYKHLNGGPGSVGGLYMNEKHFGNEPGLAGWFSSSKEKQFDMEHTLTPAGDVGAYQIGTPHVLSAAPLLGSLEMFQEAGINHIRQKSLQLTNYLMELIETKLTDYNFTIANPKDESMRAGHVYLKHPEAARICRALKADKVIPDFRNPNGIRLAPVALYNTFEEVWQMVQILKTIMDEERYKKYENKRGVIA from the coding sequence ATGAAGACCGATAAAAGCTATGCACAACATTTAGATCAGCAAGACAATCTAAAAAACTTTCGAAACGAATTTTATATTCCGAACGACACGATTTATTTTGACGGTAATTCATTAGGACTTATGTCTAAACGGGCTGAAACGACTGTAAATACACTGATGAATGCCTGGAAGACCTATGCAATCGATGGATGGACAGAGGGAAAGCATCCCTGGTTTTACTTATCCCAAAAGCTTGGAAAAATGTCCGCACCTTTAGTTGGAGCTAAACCAGAAGAGGTTATCGTAACAGGGTCGACAACAACTAATCTGCATCAGCTTGTTGCAAGCTTTTTCCAACCTGAAGGAAATAAAACAAAAATCCTTGCAGATGAATTGAACTTCCCTTCAGATATCTATGCATTAAAAAGCCAATTGAGACTACATAATCTCAATCCGGTAGACCATTTAATTCAGGTGAAAAGCAATGATGAAAACACGCTCAAAACGCAAGACATTATTGATGCGATGACGAATGACATTGCGCTCATTATTCTGCCAGGCGTACTCTATCGAAGTGGTCAAATTTTAGATATGGAAAAACTAACAAGGGAAGCGCATAAACGCGGCATCCTAATTGGCTTTGATTTATGCCATTCGATTGGATCTATTCCTCATCAATTATCCGATTGGGACGTCGACTTTGCTTTCTGGTGTACGTATAAGCATTTGAACGGAGGTCCCGGCAGTGTTGGGGGATTGTATATGAATGAGAAACACTTTGGCAACGAACCGGGACTTGCTGGTTGGTTTAGCTCATCCAAAGAAAAGCAATTCGATATGGAGCACACCCTTACACCAGCTGGCGACGTGGGAGCATACCAAATTGGCACACCGCATGTATTAAGTGCCGCGCCGTTACTCGGATCTCTGGAAATGTTCCAGGAAGCAGGGATAAATCACATCCGCCAAAAATCGCTCCAATTGACGAATTATTTAATGGAATTGATTGAAACCAAACTAACCGATTACAATTTTACAATTGCGAACCCAAAAGATGAGAGCATGCGCGCGGGCCATGTTTATTTGAAACATCCGGAAGCTGCTCGTATTTGCAGGGCATTAAAAGCAGATAAAGTCATCCCGGATTTTCGTAATCCGAATGGCATACGTCTAGCACCTGTCGCCTTATACAATACATTTGAAGAGGTCTGGCAAATGGTACAAATTTTAAAAACCATCATGGATGAAGAACGCTATAAAAAATATGAAAATAAACGAGGTGTAATCGCATAA
- the kynA gene encoding tryptophan 2,3-dioxygenase: MTDKYTSDTFKSEEGIHTDFIEKMTYGDYLQLDTLLSSQKRLSGHHDEMLFIIIHHVSELWLKLTIHEIQGAITAIQQGDLQASFKMLARVSNIQRQMIQAWDVLSTLTPAEYMEFRGKLGNASGFQSYQYRLVEFVLGYKTSFILKIYEKDPEIYAMLEKAYQSPGLYDVAIETLAGVGFPINEAILKRDFSKTYEKDASVEQAWLTVYKNVDQYWELYQLAEKLVDIEDSFQQWRFKHMKTVERIIGHKTGTGGSSGVGYLKNVLDHYFFPELWDIRTEM; the protein is encoded by the coding sequence ATGACAGATAAGTATACTAGTGATACATTTAAATCAGAAGAAGGCATCCATACTGACTTCATTGAAAAAATGACCTATGGCGACTATCTGCAGCTTGATACTTTATTATCGAGTCAAAAAAGGTTATCCGGCCATCATGATGAAATGTTATTCATTATCATTCATCATGTCAGCGAGCTTTGGCTCAAACTAACCATTCATGAAATACAGGGTGCCATCACTGCTATTCAACAAGGTGATCTGCAAGCTTCCTTTAAAATGCTGGCACGTGTTTCTAATATCCAACGACAGATGATTCAAGCATGGGACGTTTTATCAACGTTGACTCCAGCAGAATACATGGAATTCCGTGGGAAATTAGGCAATGCATCTGGCTTTCAGTCCTATCAATACAGACTTGTAGAATTTGTACTTGGCTATAAAACATCTTTTATCCTGAAGATCTATGAAAAGGATCCAGAGATTTATGCCATGTTAGAAAAGGCATACCAATCCCCAGGGCTTTATGATGTTGCAATTGAAACACTGGCTGGAGTTGGCTTTCCGATTAATGAAGCCATTTTAAAGCGTGATTTTTCAAAAACATATGAGAAGGATGCATCTGTTGAACAGGCCTGGCTTACTGTTTATAAAAACGTCGATCAATACTGGGAACTATACCAGTTGGCAGAAAAACTGGTGGATATTGAAGATTCATTTCAGCAATGGCGCTTTAAACATATGAAAACCGTAGAACGAATTATCGGCCATAAAACGGGAACTGGCGGGTCTTCTGGCGTTGGCTATTTAAAGAACGTACTGGACCATTATTTTTTCCCGGAATTATGGGATATTCGAACAGAAATGTAG